TCACGGGTGGCGACGACGACGGAGGCGCGCGGCGGAGCGGGGGCGTCGAGGCCGGGGGGCCGCGCGGCGGCGAGGCGCTCGGCGTCGGTCCCGGGCGTCCCCGCCCCGGCGAGCCGGCGCCGGGCGAGGGCGGCGAGTACCTCGGCGGGGTCCTCACCGGCGCGGACGGTGCCGACGACGGTGGCGGCGGGCCGGCCCCGGAGCCGTACGAGCGCGTAGACGTCACCCGGCACGACGGCGGGCGCGCCGGGCGCGGGCCGGAAGCCGAGGACGGGCCCGTCGGGCCCGTCGAGATCGAGCTCGGCGACGGAGAGGGGCCGGGGGGCGGTGGTGCTGCTCATCGGGGGTCTCCCCAGAGAAGACGTACGGACGGGGCGGGTGTCGCGTGTGCGGGGGCCGGGGGCCGCGTGCGCGCGGTCGCGGTCGGCGGCGCCGTGGCGGTGCTAACGGTGGCCCCGCAGACGAGCGAGGGCGTTGAGGGCGGCGCGCCCGCGGGCCGCGAGGGCCGGCCGGGTACGGACGAAGCGGTGCACGCGCAGCGGGGGCTCCCGGCGCAGCCAGTGCACCGCGCCCGGCACACCCGGCCGGACGACGGCACCCTCGTGCACCGTCAGCTCCCCCGTCTTCAGGGCGTCCTTGTACTCGGCGGCGCCGCGCCCCAGATCCAGCATCCCGATCCCGGCGGCGGCCGCAGCCTCGGCCATCCGCAGATGGAGGACGAGGCCCGGCGAGTACTTCGCGAACTCGGGGTCGTACGCCGGGAACCAGCAGGACAGCACCGTCCGGGAGCGCAGCCCGAAGTGGGCGGCGACCGGGCGTTCCCCCACGTACAGCACGGACAGGACACCGGAACAGCCGGGCGTACGGAGCGTGTGGAGGCGGCGGACGAGCGCGCTGATCCACTCCTGGGCGAAGCGGTCGCCGCGGCCGGTCCTGCGGTACTGGGCGGACTTCCACGCCATCAGGGTGCGCAGGGCCGCCGGATCTCGCTCGTCGAA
This sequence is a window from Streptomyces sp. NBC_00691. Protein-coding genes within it:
- a CDS encoding GNAT family N-acetyltransferase; this translates as MNVRVVRPGELGEREIEAWRELRAKAGGPANPFMEPEFTRAVAEVRPRSRVAVWWEDGEPVGFFPYEKGLLGGGRAIGFGVSDSQGAVLRSGLRPSARALLRSCGLAVWQFDNLEDGQPVFEGAATESFASPVIDVGEGYAAYEALLRVQSPKFLRTTLAKERKLGRQGDGEVRFVFDERDPAALRTLMAWKSAQYRRTGRGDRFAQEWISALVRRLHTLRTPGCSGVLSVLYVGERPVAAHFGLRSRTVLSCWFPAYDPEFAKYSPGLVLHLRMAEAAAAAGIGMLDLGRGAAEYKDALKTGELTVHEGAVVRPGVPGAVHWLRREPPLRVHRFVRTRPALAARGRAALNALARLRGHR